Proteins from a genomic interval of Dama dama isolate Ldn47 chromosome 1, ASM3311817v1, whole genome shotgun sequence:
- the POU2AF1 gene encoding POU domain class 2-associating factor 1 encodes MLWQKPTAPEQTPAPPRPYQGVRVKEPVKELLRRKRGHASSATSVTPTAVSVTPTAVMLPHQPLATYTAVGPSCLDMEVSASTVTEEGPLCAGWLSQPAPAALQPLAPWTPYTEYVSHEAVSCPYSADMYVQPVCPSYTVVGPSSVLTYASQPLITNVTTRSAAAPTVGPPLEGPEHQAPLTYFPWPQPLSTLPTSTLQYQPPAPALPGPQFVQLPISIPEPVLPDAEDPRRAIGSLTIDKLLLEEEDSDTYALNHTLSVEGF; translated from the exons CCACAGCTCCAGAGCAAACCCCGGCCCCACCCCGGCCATACCAGGGCGTGCGTGTGAAGGAGCCGGTGAAGGAGCTGCTGAGGAGGAAGCGGGGCCATGCCAGCAGCGCGACGTCGGTGACGCCGACTGCAGTGTCGGTGACGCCGACTGCG gTGATGCTGCCCCACCAGCCCCTGGCGACCTACACTGCAGTGG GTCCTTCCTGCCTTGACATGGAGGTCTCTGCCTCCACAGTGACGGAGGAGGGGCCCCTGTGCGCAGGCTGGCTCTCCCAGCCCGCCCCGGctgccctccagcccctggccccgTGGACGCCCTACACCGAGTACGTGTCCCACGAGGCTGTCAGCTGCCCCTACTCGGCTGACATGTACGTGCAGCCTGTGTGCCCCAGCTACACGGTCGTGGGGCCCTCCTCGGTGCTGACCTACGCCTCCCAGCCGCTCATCACCAATGTCACG ACGAGGAGTGCTGCTGCGCCCACCGTGGGGCCCCCGCTGGAGGGGCCTGAGCACCAGGCTCCCCTCACCTACTTCCCGTGGCCTCAGCCGCTGTCCACGCTGCCCACCTCCACCCTGCAGTACcagcctccagccccagccctgcctgggccccagttTGTCCAGCTCCCGATCTCCATCCCCGAGCCAGTCCTTCCGGACGCCGAGGACCCCAGGAGAGCCATCGGTTCCCTGACCATCGACAAGCTGCTTTTGGAGGAAGAAGATAGTGACACCTACGCACTCAACCACACGCTCTCCGTGGAAGGCTTTTAG